The following coding sequences lie in one Deltaproteobacteria bacterium genomic window:
- a CDS encoding histidine phosphatase family protein translates to MRREQQTTEVVLLRHAETVWNREMRIQGQQDSMLTYEGRLHAMAWGRALRRHKWNHLVSSDLGRARQTAHLLNKSLGLSWSIEPRLRELDWGCWSGLRIVDLDPEELAVQQRRGWQFRPPGGESREELFLRSSMAVKDLCSEFEGGRLLVVTHGGVLKCLIYRALQRMFLPEEPPLLQPHRLHRLSCNAADIAVARLNEPIE, encoded by the coding sequence GTGAGACGTGAGCAGCAGACAACGGAAGTGGTATTGCTTCGCCATGCTGAAACCGTCTGGAACAGAGAAATGCGCATCCAGGGCCAGCAGGACAGCATGCTCACCTATGAGGGCCGCCTGCATGCGATGGCATGGGGGAGAGCCTTGCGCCGGCACAAATGGAATCATCTTGTGTCGAGCGACCTCGGCAGGGCCAGGCAGACCGCCCATCTTCTCAACAAGAGTCTAGGATTGTCCTGGTCTATTGAGCCGCGCTTGCGGGAGCTTGACTGGGGCTGCTGGTCGGGGCTGAGAATTGTTGATCTGGATCCTGAAGAACTGGCAGTACAGCAAAGACGCGGATGGCAGTTTCGGCCTCCAGGGGGTGAAAGCAGAGAAGAACTTTTTCTCCGCAGCAGCATGGCTGTGAAAGATCTGTGCAGTGAATTCGAGGGCGGCCGACTGTTGGTGGTAACTCATGGAGGAGTACTGAAGTGTTTAATTTACCGGGCCTTGCAAAGGATGTTCTTGCCGGAAGAACCGCCGCTGCTGCAGCCGCACCGGCTGCATCGTCTTTCCTGCAATGCTGCTGATATTGCTGTTGCGCGCCTGAATGAGCCCATAGAGTGA
- a CDS encoding glycosyltransferase family 4 protein encodes MTCRPEKVLGFLLKGYPRISETFISNEILLLEDMGFPLHIISMRQPREAFSHKSVSQIKAPVDYLPETLIAPLARLMYHNVQLMGRRPAAYAKAYRLMVKRYRRSHKLASIKHLLQAGYLVHAVLPNSGVQHIHAHFAHSPTSVALFSSCLSGLPFSFTAHAKDIYTSAPEQLEEKIRLAQFVVTCTQYNKRYLERLAAGAGPIHCIYHGIDVRLFSAVSTQRRPEPPYRLLSVARLVEKKGLPTVFRALKLLRDRGTDFHYSLIGDGEQRQQILQELARLHLGRMSEWLGTLPHEEVLQHYQNSDLFVLGCEVARNGDRDGIPNVLLESMAMGLPVVATTVSAIPEALEDGRHGLLVPPGRPEAMAAAMKRLLLDQELRSSIIQAARDKVLRQFDNRHLIGQLGELFADAGLPRRPGKVMAG; translated from the coding sequence ATGACCTGTCGTCCTGAAAAAGTGCTTGGTTTCCTGCTCAAAGGCTACCCCCGCATCTCAGAGACCTTTATCTCAAATGAGATTCTACTCCTGGAAGACATGGGGTTTCCTCTGCATATCATTTCTATGCGCCAGCCGCGAGAAGCCTTTAGTCATAAGAGCGTCAGCCAGATCAAAGCACCCGTGGACTATTTGCCGGAAACGCTCATCGCACCCCTTGCCCGCTTGATGTACCACAATGTCCAGTTGATGGGCAGGCGGCCTGCAGCCTACGCAAAAGCGTACAGGCTCATGGTGAAACGCTACAGGCGCAGCCACAAGCTTGCCTCTATCAAGCATCTGCTGCAGGCAGGCTACCTTGTCCATGCGGTTTTGCCCAACTCGGGGGTACAGCATATTCACGCTCACTTTGCTCATTCGCCTACTTCGGTGGCCTTGTTTAGCAGCTGTCTCTCTGGTTTGCCCTTCAGTTTTACGGCGCACGCCAAAGACATTTACACCTCGGCTCCCGAGCAGCTCGAGGAAAAGATCAGACTGGCGCAATTTGTGGTTACCTGTACACAATACAATAAAAGGTATCTCGAGCGACTTGCTGCTGGAGCTGGCCCCATTCACTGCATCTATCATGGCATTGATGTGCGCCTTTTTTCCGCAGTTTCTACACAGCGGAGACCTGAGCCGCCCTATAGATTATTGTCGGTGGCGCGTCTGGTGGAAAAAAAAGGGCTGCCCACAGTGTTCCGTGCTTTGAAGCTGCTGCGAGATAGGGGGACGGACTTTCATTATTCCCTCATAGGGGATGGCGAACAGAGGCAGCAGATCCTCCAGGAACTCGCTCGGCTCCATCTTGGTCGGATGAGCGAATGGCTCGGCACGCTGCCTCACGAGGAAGTTCTGCAGCATTACCAGAATTCTGATCTCTTTGTCCTGGGCTGCGAGGTGGCCAGAAACGGTGACAGAGATGGTATTCCCAACGTGCTTCTTGAAAGTATGGCCATGGGACTACCGGTAGTGGCCACGACGGTTTCTGCCATTCCGGAAGCACTGGAAGATGGTCGCCATGGCCTGCTGGTGCCGCCAGGTCGACCCGAAGCCATGGCCGCAGCAATGAAAAGGCTGTTGCTGGACCAGGAGCTGCGCAGCAGCATTATTCAGGCGGCCCGAGACAAGGTGCTGCGCCAGTTCGACAATCGACATCTTATCGGCCAGCTGGGGGAGTTGTTTGCAGATGCGGGTTTGCCGAGACGACCAGGCAAGGTCATGGCTGGCTAG
- a CDS encoding glycosyltransferase family 4 protein yields the protein MLRIGFYAPFKPLSHPRPSGDLTIGTGLYHYLQQCGHSLGVMSRFRARWVYWRPWLWPRAMLALQRSCQRAREMQVDLWFSYHTYYKAPDIIGPFCCRRLQIPYLIFQGIYSTKRKKDWRTWPGFMLNRYALLAAAHVFTNRKEDLLNLERLLPQEKLSYIVPGLEPDRFQFDPMAREQLRHEWGITDEVVVLSAAMFRPGVKSDGIGLVIRCCGKLRQKNNSIYLAIAGRGSEKRTLERLAKGWLQDRVRFVGQVPREEMYRFYSAGDLFLFPGIRESLGMVFLEAQSCGLPVVAFADGGVPEVVANGVSGLLVEPYSTEQLIAATEKLVLDRQQRYQMGQAAQQYVRQHHDLLRNYGRVNEIICETARTAERAAAKRSPGYCQ from the coding sequence ATGCTACGTATCGGCTTTTATGCGCCCTTTAAACCACTTTCTCATCCACGTCCGTCAGGAGATCTCACCATCGGCACCGGACTTTACCACTACCTGCAGCAGTGTGGCCACAGCCTTGGAGTGATGAGTAGATTTCGTGCCAGGTGGGTCTACTGGCGACCCTGGTTGTGGCCCAGAGCAATGCTGGCATTGCAGCGCTCCTGCCAAAGGGCCAGAGAAATGCAGGTGGACCTCTGGTTCAGCTATCACACTTATTATAAGGCGCCAGACATAATCGGGCCTTTTTGCTGCAGGCGTTTGCAGATTCCCTACCTCATATTTCAAGGAATCTATTCCACCAAAAGAAAGAAAGACTGGCGGACCTGGCCAGGATTCATGTTGAATCGCTACGCCCTGCTTGCGGCTGCGCACGTATTCACCAATAGAAAGGAAGATTTACTGAATCTCGAGAGACTCCTGCCCCAGGAAAAACTGAGCTATATAGTGCCCGGTCTCGAGCCCGACAGGTTCCAGTTTGATCCCATGGCCAGAGAGCAGCTACGGCATGAATGGGGAATAACTGACGAAGTGGTAGTCTTGTCTGCCGCCATGTTTCGCCCCGGGGTGAAAAGTGATGGAATCGGCCTGGTGATTCGCTGTTGTGGAAAATTGCGGCAAAAGAATAATTCCATCTACCTGGCTATTGCCGGGCGAGGTTCAGAAAAAAGAACCCTGGAGCGCCTGGCAAAAGGTTGGCTTCAGGATAGAGTTCGTTTTGTTGGCCAGGTACCCCGAGAGGAAATGTATCGATTCTATAGCGCCGGTGACCTGTTCCTTTTTCCCGGTATCAGGGAGTCTCTGGGAATGGTTTTTCTTGAAGCGCAGTCATGCGGACTGCCAGTGGTAGCTTTTGCGGATGGTGGTGTTCCTGAGGTTGTGGCCAATGGCGTGAGCGGTCTGCTGGTGGAGCCCTACAGCACAGAACAACTTATTGCCGCCACAGAAAAATTGGTACTAGACAGGCAACAGCGGTATCAAATGGGACAGGCCGCCCAGCAATACGTCAGACAGCATCACGACCTTCTGCGGAATTACGGTCGAGTAAATGAAATTATTTGTGAGACAGCTAGGACAGCTGAGAGAGCAGCTGCAAAGAGATCGCCTGGATACTGCCAGTGA
- a CDS encoding glycosyl transferase, whose product MKIVQYCQHVLGMGHLFRTVELTRAFRRHQVVLVTGGPVVEIELPEQVRTCQLPELRMDPEFTRVYPGEAGRSLKEVKKERQRILMALMRSFNPDLFLVELYPFGRNSFKFELLPILEGIRSGELGPTRVVCSLRDILVEKQDQRAYEQRVLAVLNTYFDALLVHADPAVVTLAESFRSTEHIQIPVVYTGFVTARPEEHAGAKLRERLGIGAAETVLVASIGGGRVGAPLLHAVLDVYRELTGKKRMWLFMFTGPYMSELEFEQLQARAYTNVTVRRFTRLFLSYLDAADLSISMAGYNTCMNVVACGVPALLWPFEQNREQRFRVDKLSRLVDVEAVETLDVDWLAAAVARKLARGRPTRSGEIRIDGAVETALWLESRYDRVAGKDRE is encoded by the coding sequence ATGAAAATAGTGCAATACTGCCAGCATGTCCTCGGCATGGGACATCTATTCCGCACCGTGGAGTTGACCAGGGCTTTCAGGAGGCACCAGGTGGTGCTGGTCACCGGAGGCCCTGTTGTGGAAATCGAGCTGCCGGAGCAGGTGCGCACTTGCCAGCTGCCTGAACTGAGAATGGACCCGGAATTTACCAGAGTGTATCCAGGTGAAGCCGGCCGCTCACTGAAGGAGGTAAAGAAAGAGAGGCAAAGGATATTAATGGCGCTCATGAGGAGCTTCAACCCTGATCTTTTTCTAGTGGAGCTGTATCCTTTCGGGCGCAACAGCTTCAAGTTCGAATTGCTGCCTATCCTCGAGGGTATTCGCTCCGGAGAGTTGGGACCAACCAGGGTTGTCTGCAGCCTGAGAGACATCCTGGTTGAAAAGCAAGATCAGCGAGCCTATGAGCAGCGAGTGCTGGCTGTACTCAACACCTACTTCGATGCACTGCTGGTTCATGCTGACCCTGCCGTAGTCACTTTGGCTGAGTCCTTTCGCAGCACTGAGCATATTCAGATCCCTGTGGTGTACACCGGGTTCGTCACAGCCAGACCAGAGGAGCATGCCGGCGCCAAACTGCGAGAGCGCCTGGGGATCGGCGCAGCGGAAACAGTGCTCGTGGCCAGCATTGGCGGGGGCAGGGTAGGGGCGCCGCTGCTGCATGCAGTGCTGGATGTTTACCGTGAATTGACTGGCAAAAAGAGAATGTGGTTGTTCATGTTCACTGGGCCCTATATGAGCGAGCTGGAATTTGAACAGTTGCAGGCCAGGGCATACACCAATGTGACTGTCCGCCGTTTTACCAGGCTATTCCTTTCTTATCTTGATGCTGCAGATCTCTCTATCAGTATGGCTGGATACAATACTTGCATGAACGTGGTTGCCTGTGGAGTACCAGCGCTTCTCTGGCCTTTCGAGCAGAACCGTGAACAGCGGTTCAGGGTGGACAAGCTATCGCGTCTTGTCGATGTGGAGGCAGTAGAGACTCTGGATGTAGACTGGCTGGCAGCAGCGGTTGCCAGAAAGCTTGCCAGAGGTCGCCCCACAAGGAGCGGGGAAATTAGAATCGATGGTGCTGTCGAGACTGCTCTCTGGCTGGAATCGCGGTATGACAGGGTAGCAGGAAAGGATAGAGAATAA
- a CDS encoding glycosyltransferase, with the protein MARRPTYNILMYSHDTYGLGHIRRTLAIATQLREPNVNILILTGSPIVGRFDFPSQIDFVRIPGMIKMTNEEYLPLSIKIDAKHALNIRQTIITATAKAFQPDLFIVDKAPLGLKREVIPTLKWMQRCQPRTRTVLGLRDIMDDAESTRRDWEEKGVYQVLQRYYSEIWVYGKQEYYDPIREYQLPESIARKTLFTGYIARAVTKPATLREVRREQGLGAGDKLVVVTTGGGGDGYALTDTYLTMLENEAELPYYKTVIITGPFMPKKKRNEIARRARRLQIRFYRFYRRMERIIGAADLVVSMGGYNTVCELLSQKKLSLIVPREQPRREQLIRAQILHKHQLVDYIPWRQLEPDLLRQKVHSLLERPEPYLQAIEDFRFTAIEVIRRRLAEFRLLNNEGDQQRNSCSMTASA; encoded by the coding sequence ATGGCCCGTAGGCCCACCTACAATATTCTCATGTACTCTCACGACACCTATGGCCTGGGCCATATCCGGCGTACTCTGGCTATAGCCACGCAACTGAGAGAACCAAATGTCAATATCCTCATCCTTACGGGTTCTCCTATTGTGGGTCGTTTCGATTTTCCCAGCCAGATTGATTTTGTCAGAATTCCCGGCATGATCAAGATGACCAATGAAGAGTACCTGCCGCTTTCCATCAAAATAGATGCCAAGCATGCTCTCAACATCAGGCAGACAATTATCACCGCCACAGCCAAGGCCTTTCAGCCAGACCTGTTTATTGTTGATAAAGCTCCCCTGGGTCTTAAAAGGGAGGTTATTCCCACCCTGAAATGGATGCAGCGCTGTCAACCCCGCACCAGAACAGTGCTGGGCCTGAGAGACATAATGGACGATGCGGAAAGTACGCGGCGGGACTGGGAAGAAAAAGGCGTCTATCAGGTTTTGCAGCGATACTACTCGGAAATTTGGGTGTATGGCAAACAAGAATATTACGATCCTATCAGAGAATATCAGCTTCCTGAATCAATCGCCCGCAAGACCTTGTTTACCGGCTATATTGCCCGGGCGGTAACCAAGCCAGCCACCCTGAGGGAGGTGAGGCGAGAGCAAGGACTCGGTGCAGGAGACAAACTGGTGGTGGTCACAACTGGAGGTGGGGGTGACGGCTATGCCTTGACGGACACCTACCTGACCATGTTGGAGAATGAAGCAGAACTTCCTTACTACAAGACGGTTATTATCACCGGACCCTTTATGCCCAAAAAGAAGCGCAACGAGATTGCCCGGCGGGCGAGGCGTCTACAAATCCGCTTCTATCGCTTCTACCGACGGATGGAGCGAATAATCGGTGCTGCTGATCTGGTGGTAAGCATGGGCGGCTACAATACGGTTTGTGAACTGTTGAGCCAGAAAAAGCTCTCTCTCATCGTGCCGCGAGAGCAACCGAGGCGGGAGCAGCTCATACGGGCGCAGATCCTGCACAAGCATCAACTGGTGGACTATATTCCGTGGCGGCAGCTCGAACCAGATTTGCTCCGTCAGAAAGTGCATTCTCTTCTCGAACGGCCGGAGCCTTACCTGCAGGCCATAGAAGACTTCCGCTTTACTGCCATAGAAGTAATTCGGCGGCGGCTTGCCGAATTTCGCCTGCTGAACAATGAAGGGGATCAACAGAGGAATTCATGCAGCATGACTGCGAGTGCATGA